One stretch of Xanthomonas sp. DAR 35659 DNA includes these proteins:
- a CDS encoding FAD-binding oxidoreductase → MADAGQAWGRYPKATQVLLPVGDRAAALPPFDGRALPRGNGRSYGDSCLNPDGTLLCARSLDRFIGFDPATGLLHCEAGVTLAEIIDLALPQGWFLPVTPGTRYVTVGGAIANDVHGKNHHRTGSFGHHVRAFELLRSDGARRVCTPDDDAEGWFAATVGGLGLTGLITWVQLQLRRVASAALETENIRFGSLDEFFALSAASADTHEYSVAWIDCLASGRARGRGHFTRADHCQGLPDERPKPPGAGLPMPLTPPFSLVNQLSLRPFNALYFWRQPAPRKRFVSHLLPFFYPLDGIRNWNRMYGPAGFLQYQCVLPPAAARDGVDALLAEIARSGSGSFLAVLKEFGAARSLGMLSFPRPGTTLALDFPNSGPEVFRLLERLDRIVDAAGGALYPAKDARMSAASFQRAYGRWREFTEYLDPRFSSGFWRRVTE, encoded by the coding sequence ATGGCGGACGCGGGGCAAGCCTGGGGGCGCTATCCGAAGGCCACGCAGGTGTTGCTGCCGGTCGGCGATCGGGCGGCGGCGCTGCCTCCGTTCGACGGTCGCGCGCTCCCGCGCGGCAACGGCCGCAGCTATGGCGACAGCTGCCTGAATCCGGACGGCACCCTGCTGTGCGCGCGCAGCCTGGACCGGTTCATCGGATTCGATCCGGCAACCGGCCTGCTGCACTGCGAAGCCGGGGTCACATTGGCCGAGATCATCGACCTGGCCTTGCCGCAGGGCTGGTTCCTGCCGGTCACTCCAGGTACGCGCTACGTCACCGTGGGCGGGGCCATCGCCAACGACGTGCACGGCAAGAACCACCACCGCACCGGCAGCTTCGGCCACCATGTGCGCGCCTTCGAGTTGCTGCGCAGCGACGGCGCGCGCCGCGTGTGCACCCCCGACGATGATGCCGAAGGCTGGTTCGCCGCCACCGTCGGCGGCCTGGGATTGACCGGTCTCATCACCTGGGTGCAGCTCCAGTTGCGCCGGGTCGCGAGCGCCGCCCTGGAGACGGAGAACATCCGCTTCGGCTCGCTGGACGAGTTCTTCGCCTTGTCGGCAGCGTCTGCAGACACCCATGAATACAGTGTCGCCTGGATCGACTGCCTGGCCAGCGGCCGCGCGCGCGGCCGTGGCCACTTCACCCGCGCCGACCATTGCCAGGGCTTGCCGGACGAACGCCCCAAGCCCCCCGGCGCGGGTCTGCCCATGCCGCTGACGCCGCCGTTCTCCTTGGTCAACCAACTGTCGCTGCGGCCGTTCAACGCGCTGTACTTCTGGCGCCAGCCCGCGCCGCGCAAACGCTTCGTCAGCCACTTGCTGCCGTTCTTCTATCCGCTGGACGGCATCCGCAACTGGAACCGCATGTACGGCCCGGCTGGCTTTCTGCAGTACCAGTGCGTCCTGCCGCCGGCCGCCGCCCGAGACGGGGTGGACGCATTGTTGGCGGAGATCGCGCGCAGCGGCAGCGGCTCGTTCCTGGCGGTACTGAAGGAATTCGGCGCAGCGCGTTCGCTCGGCATGCTGTCGTTTCCCCGGCCAGGCACCACCCTCGCACTGGATTTCCCCAATAGCGGCCCGGAGGTGTTCCGGCTGCTGGAGCGGCTGGACCGCATCGTCGACGCGGCCGGCGGCGCTCTGTACCCTGCCAAGGACGCGCGGATGAGCGCAGCCTCGTTCCAGCGCGCCTACGGCCGCTGGCGGGAATTCACTGAGTATCTAGATCCACGCTTTTCTTCCGGCTTCTGGCGCCGGGTCACGGAGTAG